In Xanthomonas sp. SI, the following are encoded in one genomic region:
- a CDS encoding TfoX/Sxy family protein: MQNPASTQAQSDDMASDASYVDYVMEQAALGAALTCKKMFGEYALYLDGKVVAFVCDNQVFVKPTAAGRALLDDVIEQAPYPGGKPHYLIDEGLEDRSLLQRLLRATAQALPAPKPAKAAKVGKRASRPPAPR, translated from the coding sequence ATGCAGAATCCGGCATCGACCCAAGCGCAGAGCGACGACATGGCCTCCGATGCCAGCTACGTGGATTACGTCATGGAACAGGCGGCGCTCGGCGCCGCGCTGACCTGCAAGAAGATGTTCGGCGAATACGCGCTGTATCTGGACGGCAAGGTGGTGGCGTTCGTCTGCGACAACCAGGTCTTCGTCAAACCGACCGCCGCCGGGCGCGCGCTGCTCGACGACGTGATCGAACAGGCGCCGTATCCTGGCGGCAAGCCGCACTACCTGATCGACGAGGGGCTGGAGGATCGGAGCCTGTTGCAGCGCCTGCTGCGCGCCACCGCACAGGCATTGCCCGCTCCCAAACCGGCCAAGGCGGCCAAGGTCGGCAAACGCGCAAGCCGGCCGCCGGCGCCGCGCTAG
- a CDS encoding metallophosphoesterase family protein: MPSVPPLRIGLISDTHGLLRPQALAAMRDCMAIVHAGDIGKPEILDALRALAPLHAIRGNIDTAPWAQALPDTLDLDIAGIRLHVLHDLKTLARDPASVDVVVSGHSHKPLLQTRDGVLYVNPGSAGPRRFSLPIGVGYLHLQAGGVRGELHALT, encoded by the coding sequence ATGCCTTCCGTCCCGCCGCTGCGAATCGGCCTGATCTCCGACACCCACGGCCTGTTGCGGCCACAGGCGTTGGCGGCGATGCGCGATTGCATGGCCATCGTGCATGCCGGCGACATCGGCAAGCCGGAGATCCTCGATGCGCTGCGTGCGCTGGCGCCGCTGCATGCGATCCGCGGCAACATCGATACCGCGCCATGGGCGCAGGCGCTGCCCGACACGCTGGACCTCGACATCGCCGGCATCCGCCTACACGTGCTGCACGATCTGAAGACGCTGGCGCGCGACCCCGCATCCGTGGACGTGGTGGTCAGCGGGCATTCGCACAAGCCGCTGCTGCAGACCCGTGACGGCGTGCTGTACGTCAATCCCGGCAGTGCCGGACCGCGCCGTTTCAGCCTGCCGATCGGAGTGGGCTATCTGCATCTGCAGGCAGGCGGCGTCCGCGGCGAGTTGCACGCGCTGACCTGA
- the acpA gene encoding acid phosphatase, which produces MKKPPQDPVSTDTDATPENPQRRRLLGGLALAGGALAIGPTEALAEAAKRAPQGPLSAGDLDKQLREKILHVVVIYAENRSFNNLFPEFPGLQRPLSAVTPAQARQVDRDGSVLDILPPIWGGLAPDEQVVDHRRYKIGEDAIGPLPNAPFALRTADGKPLPHGVVTRDLVHRFYENQMQINGGRNDGFAAWSDAGGLVMGHYADAPATLRLWSLAREYTLCDNFFMGAFGGSFLNHQYLVAAQAPYYPHADTGPARLQISAMASDRPDEIRLAVQEDSPDTALNGKPRFVRGGALTPDFWAVNTLSPPFQPSTSQDPARPDYAAPDSPDVLPAQSHRHIGDALDAKGVDWAWYAGGWGLAVQGKGDTGDTPEFPTSPNFQIHHQPFNYFANLAPGTAARARRLRDGGLGDSAPDNRFIADVQAGTLPPVAFYKPQGNLNMHAGYSDVAAGDRHIAMVVDALRNGPLWDKTVVFITFDENGGWWDHVAPPKADRWGPGSRIPALVVSPHARRGHVDHNVYDTGSILRFITRRFGLETLPGLAERERAMQAASGVRPGDLTAALHFA; this is translated from the coding sequence GTGAAGAAGCCGCCCCAGGACCCCGTGTCCACCGACACCGATGCCACCCCCGAAAACCCACAGCGTCGTCGCCTGCTCGGCGGCCTGGCGCTGGCCGGCGGCGCGCTGGCCATCGGCCCCACCGAGGCGCTCGCCGAGGCCGCCAAGCGCGCGCCGCAAGGCCCGCTGTCGGCCGGCGACCTGGACAAGCAACTGCGCGAGAAGATCCTGCACGTGGTGGTGATCTACGCCGAGAATCGCAGTTTCAACAATCTGTTCCCGGAGTTTCCCGGGCTGCAGCGGCCGCTGTCGGCGGTGACGCCGGCGCAGGCGCGGCAGGTCGATCGCGACGGCAGCGTGCTCGACATCCTGCCGCCGATCTGGGGTGGGCTGGCGCCGGACGAGCAGGTGGTGGACCACCGCCGCTACAAGATCGGCGAGGATGCGATCGGCCCGCTGCCCAATGCGCCGTTCGCGCTGCGCACGGCCGACGGCAAACCGCTGCCGCACGGCGTGGTCACCCGCGATCTGGTGCACCGCTTCTACGAGAACCAGATGCAGATCAATGGCGGCCGCAACGACGGCTTTGCCGCCTGGAGCGATGCCGGCGGGCTGGTGATGGGCCATTACGCCGATGCCCCGGCCACGCTGCGGCTGTGGAGCCTGGCGCGCGAGTACACGCTGTGCGACAACTTCTTCATGGGCGCATTCGGCGGCTCGTTCCTCAACCACCAATACCTGGTCGCCGCGCAGGCGCCGTACTACCCGCATGCGGACACCGGCCCGGCGCGGCTGCAGATCAGCGCCATGGCCAGCGATCGGCCCGACGAGATCCGCCTGGCGGTGCAGGAGGATTCGCCGGACACCGCGCTCAACGGCAAGCCGCGCTTCGTGCGCGGCGGCGCGCTGACCCCGGATTTCTGGGCGGTCAACACCCTGAGCCCGCCGTTCCAGCCCAGCACCAGCCAGGACCCGGCGCGCCCCGACTACGCCGCCCCCGACAGCCCCGACGTCTTGCCGGCGCAGAGCCACCGCCACATCGGCGACGCGCTCGATGCCAAGGGCGTGGACTGGGCGTGGTATGCCGGCGGCTGGGGCCTGGCGGTGCAGGGCAAGGGCGACACCGGCGACACCCCCGAGTTCCCGACCAGCCCCAATTTCCAGATCCACCACCAGCCGTTCAACTATTTCGCCAATCTCGCTCCCGGCACGGCCGCGCGCGCGCGACGCCTGCGCGACGGCGGGCTGGGCGACAGCGCCCCGGACAACCGCTTCATCGCCGACGTGCAGGCCGGCACGCTGCCGCCGGTGGCGTTCTACAAGCCGCAGGGCAACCTCAACATGCACGCCGGCTATTCCGACGTGGCCGCCGGCGACCGCCATATCGCCATGGTGGTGGACGCGCTGCGCAACGGTCCGCTGTGGGACAAGACGGTGGTGTTCATCACCTTCGACGAGAACGGCGGCTGGTGGGACCACGTGGCCCCACCCAAGGCCGATCGCTGGGGGCCCGGCTCGCGTATCCCGGCGCTGGTGGTATCGCCGCACGCCAGGCGCGGCCATGTCGATCACAACGTCTACGACACCGGCTCGATCCTGCGCTTCATCACCCGCCGCTTCGGGCTGGAGACGCTGCCGGGCCTGGCCGAACGGGAGCGCGCCATGCAGGCCGCCAGTGGGGTGCGCCCGGGCGACCTGACCGCCGCGCTGCACTTCGCCTGA
- a CDS encoding VOC family protein: MLHHVSLGVADIERAARFYDAVLGALGYVRVWEDLSPGDDDQAVGYGLPGGGDKLAIKLRGAGARAPGPGFHLAFAAPSRDAVAAFHEVALQHGGRSNGAAGLRPDYGPDYYAAFVVDTDGHHIEAVINRAP, encoded by the coding sequence ATGCTCCATCACGTCTCTCTCGGCGTCGCAGACATCGAACGCGCCGCGCGCTTCTACGATGCCGTGCTGGGTGCGCTCGGCTATGTCCGGGTGTGGGAAGACCTGAGTCCCGGGGACGACGACCAGGCCGTTGGCTATGGACTGCCCGGCGGCGGCGACAAGCTGGCGATCAAGCTGCGCGGCGCCGGCGCCCGCGCGCCCGGTCCCGGCTTCCACCTCGCCTTCGCCGCACCCAGCCGGGATGCGGTCGCCGCGTTCCACGAAGTGGCGTTGCAGCATGGCGGCCGCAGCAACGGCGCCGCCGGCCTGCGCCCGGACTACGGCCCCGATTACTACGCGGCGTTCGTCGTGGATACGGATGGCCACCACATCGAAGCCGTCATCAATCGGGCGCCGTAG
- a CDS encoding YcxB family protein, giving the protein MHRATLSYDRTLIRQAVASFCWRVVGLRYLVALVLVAGPLAFLVRGGNASWWVGVLAGVLALGVVFPVALYAIHYRHSLVRLDAMGAPLGTLEASEASLSLSSGAGITTLPWSAVSEVWRFESYWLLLLSKSQFVTLPLADLSPEAAEFIRARVLAAGGKVS; this is encoded by the coding sequence ATGCATCGCGCCACTCTGAGCTACGACAGAACGCTGATCCGGCAAGCCGTGGCGAGCTTCTGCTGGCGCGTTGTTGGGCTGCGGTATCTCGTAGCCCTGGTCTTGGTGGCGGGACCCCTTGCCTTCCTCGTTCGCGGTGGCAACGCCTCCTGGTGGGTCGGCGTACTGGCTGGCGTACTGGCGCTCGGCGTTGTCTTTCCCGTAGCGCTCTACGCCATCCACTATCGCCACTCGCTGGTCAGGCTCGATGCGATGGGCGCTCCCCTCGGCACGCTCGAAGCATCCGAAGCCTCGCTGTCGCTTTCCTCGGGTGCCGGCATCACGACACTGCCCTGGTCGGCCGTTTCCGAAGTGTGGCGATTCGAATCCTATTGGTTGCTGCTGCTTTCGAAGTCTCAATTTGTCACCTTGCCTCTCGCCGACCTTTCTCCGGAAGCCGCCGAGTTCATCCGCGCCCGGGTCCTGGCTGCAGGCGGCAAGGTTTCCTGA
- a CDS encoding AI-2E family transporter: MALVGLALLAWQLSELLLVVFGAVVVGVLLHGLASALRKWLPVPEWAALGLVILLLVLILSSIVLLFGAEVAAQIDAFRTTLPAAWNKFHAWLQSGPLGPQIESIPDQLRDGASTLATHAGAIVLSAGGGITDAVLMIVGGVYLAAQPKLYRRGLLRLLPRDRRDVADEALAASGQVLRAWLGGQFLAMLVIGSLTGLGLWLLGVPVALGIGLLTALLDFIPIVGPIVAAVPAVLLGFTVSPQVALGALLVFVVLQQIEGHVLQPLIQARAVDLPPALLLFSLFGIGVLFGPMGVVLAAPLTVVIYVLVKHLYVHHALDDADDAVPAD; encoded by the coding sequence ATGGCGCTGGTCGGCCTGGCGCTGCTGGCCTGGCAGCTCTCCGAACTGCTGCTGGTCGTGTTCGGCGCGGTGGTGGTGGGCGTGCTGCTGCACGGGCTGGCGTCGGCGTTGCGCAAGTGGTTGCCGGTCCCGGAATGGGCGGCACTGGGCCTGGTGATCCTGCTGCTGGTGCTGATCCTGTCGTCGATCGTGTTGCTGTTCGGCGCGGAAGTCGCCGCCCAGATCGACGCCTTCCGGACCACGCTGCCGGCGGCCTGGAACAAGTTCCATGCGTGGTTGCAGTCCGGCCCGCTCGGGCCGCAGATCGAAAGCATTCCCGACCAGTTGCGCGACGGCGCTTCGACGCTGGCCACGCATGCCGGCGCGATCGTGCTGTCGGCCGGTGGCGGCATCACCGACGCGGTGCTGATGATCGTCGGCGGCGTCTACCTGGCCGCGCAGCCCAAGCTGTATCGGCGCGGGCTGCTGCGGCTGCTGCCGCGCGACCGTCGCGATGTCGCCGACGAGGCCTTGGCCGCCAGCGGCCAGGTGTTGCGCGCGTGGCTGGGCGGTCAGTTCCTGGCGATGCTGGTGATCGGCAGCCTGACCGGTCTGGGGCTGTGGCTGCTGGGCGTTCCGGTGGCGCTCGGCATTGGCCTGTTGACCGCGCTGCTGGACTTCATCCCGATCGTCGGCCCGATTGTGGCGGCGGTTCCGGCGGTGCTGCTCGGCTTCACCGTCAGTCCGCAGGTGGCGCTGGGCGCGCTGCTGGTGTTCGTGGTTCTGCAGCAGATCGAGGGCCATGTGCTGCAACCGCTGATCCAGGCGCGTGCGGTGGACCTGCCGCCGGCCTTGCTGCTGTTCTCGCTGTTCGGCATCGGCGTGCTGTTCGGACCGATGGGCGTGGTGCTGGCGGCGCCGCTGACCGTGGTGATCTACGTGCTGGTCAAGCACCTGTACGTCCACCATGCCCTGGACGACGCAGACGATGCCGTACCGGCGGATTGA
- a CDS encoding DUF1963 domain-containing protein: MVLPRSRPAERRVSLVEWRANVSAVAGPHRRAARRSPQLEGIAFLVLFQNLQRHPFDRPHGDGWLVRVYRSLDGLEPLPQVAHPFRPFPIRWSEVDDDAPGWEDAWDCVDLTAVNDDATTSKAFFDDFARHACTKFGGYPTEIQHGVGLKDFVFQVASEEKVGWMWSDNGFGYFFRSPEGQWSWSCQFY, from the coding sequence ATGGTTCTGCCGCGCAGTCGGCCTGCCGAACGAAGGGTTTCCCTCGTGGAATGGCGAGCCAATGTTTCCGCTGTTGCAGGTCCGCATCGACGCGCTGCCCGTCGTTCCCCGCAGTTGGAAGGCATCGCGTTTTTGGTACTGTTCCAGAACCTGCAGCGCCACCCATTCGATCGCCCACACGGCGATGGCTGGCTGGTCCGCGTGTACAGGTCGCTGGACGGCCTGGAGCCGCTTCCCCAGGTTGCGCACCCGTTTCGGCCTTTCCCGATCCGATGGAGCGAAGTGGACGACGACGCTCCAGGCTGGGAAGACGCCTGGGATTGCGTCGATCTGACTGCGGTGAACGACGACGCCACGACATCCAAGGCCTTCTTCGATGACTTCGCCCGCCACGCCTGTACCAAGTTCGGCGGTTACCCCACCGAGATCCAGCATGGGGTCGGCTTGAAGGACTTCGTCTTCCAAGTCGCGTCGGAGGAAAAAGTGGGCTGGATGTGGTCGGACAATGGATTCGGCTACTTCTTTCGCTCGCCCGAAGGGCAATGGTCATGGTCTTGCCAGTTCTACTGA
- a CDS encoding NADAR family protein — translation MHDSQPLEVLRSRFDAGEQLKYLFFWGHRTSKGKVTASCFSQWYEAPFVVEGQHYPTAEHFMMAEKAALFGDHATRALVLQAPTPGAAKALGRQVYGFDEAAWLENRFSVVIRANEAKFAQNTELGLFLKQTGSRILVEASPVDSIWGIGLAHDDGRASNPNLWPGLNLLGFALMQVRDGR, via the coding sequence ATGCATGACTCTCAACCTCTGGAAGTCCTTCGCTCCCGTTTCGACGCTGGCGAGCAGCTGAAGTACCTCTTCTTCTGGGGGCATCGGACCAGCAAAGGCAAAGTGACCGCATCCTGCTTCAGCCAGTGGTACGAAGCTCCGTTCGTCGTTGAAGGGCAGCACTATCCAACAGCCGAGCACTTCATGATGGCGGAGAAGGCCGCGCTATTCGGAGATCATGCAACAAGGGCATTGGTGCTTCAGGCGCCCACTCCTGGAGCAGCAAAAGCGTTAGGCCGGCAGGTATATGGCTTCGACGAGGCAGCGTGGCTGGAGAACCGGTTCTCCGTCGTCATCCGTGCCAACGAGGCCAAGTTTGCTCAGAACACGGAGTTGGGCCTATTCCTCAAGCAAACGGGCTCTCGTATTCTCGTCGAGGCGAGTCCCGTCGACTCCATCTGGGGCATCGGTCTGGCCCATGATGACGGGAGGGCAAGCAACCCGAACCTCTGGCCTGGCCTCAACCTCCTCGGCTTCGCCCTCATGCAGGTGCGCGACGGCCGCTAG
- a CDS encoding trypsin-like serine protease — MARLLLLALLVVPFSAGAIVIRDDVDDSKYRVPASEFPALVDMPGEGHGVLIAPQWIVTAAHAVTWQSEIKQVTINGISRDVERLVIHPGYKKPPQALLDQALATWDWTLFRVVLSSSDDIALLKLAQPVTDITPAAINKSSDEFGHIVRIIGKGATGNGVTGYEFSSAHRTQLRRAYNKVTSADGRWLCYMFDKPSDALPLEGGSGSGDSGGPVLLQADKNWLVAGLTSWSDPQSAVRTPGRYGQITCNVRLSHYSEWIESIVSMQP, encoded by the coding sequence ATGGCCCGGCTCTTGCTGCTCGCACTGCTTGTTGTGCCCTTCAGTGCGGGCGCAATCGTCATTCGGGATGACGTTGACGACTCGAAGTATCGAGTTCCGGCATCTGAGTTTCCTGCCTTGGTTGACATGCCTGGCGAGGGACACGGCGTGCTGATTGCGCCACAATGGATTGTTACCGCTGCTCATGCGGTCACCTGGCAATCCGAAATCAAGCAAGTCACTATCAATGGGATATCCAGGGACGTTGAACGTCTCGTGATACATCCCGGGTACAAAAAGCCTCCGCAAGCGCTACTTGATCAAGCGCTGGCCACCTGGGATTGGACACTGTTCAGGGTTGTGCTCTCCTCCTCCGATGACATCGCACTTCTCAAATTGGCACAGCCCGTTACCGATATCACTCCAGCCGCAATCAACAAGAGTAGCGATGAGTTCGGCCATATCGTCAGGATCATAGGGAAAGGCGCTACGGGCAACGGGGTCACTGGATACGAATTCAGCAGCGCCCACCGCACGCAGCTTCGTCGTGCGTACAACAAGGTCACCAGCGCCGATGGCCGCTGGCTCTGCTATATGTTCGATAAGCCGTCGGACGCCCTTCCCCTTGAAGGCGGGTCGGGAAGTGGTGACAGTGGTGGACCAGTCCTTCTCCAGGCAGACAAGAATTGGCTAGTAGCCGGACTGACTTCCTGGTCAGATCCTCAAAGCGCTGTCAGAACGCCCGGGAGATATGGTCAAATCACCTGCAATGTTCGCCTGAGTCATTACAGCGAGTGGATTGAAAGCATCGTCTCTATGCAACCGTAG
- a CDS encoding PQQ-dependent sugar dehydrogenase: MMKLASGFLVGALLTNAAHAQTNAGNQKPDPDLPFKVTKVASFDLPWRIAFLPDGRMLVTEKVGRLQLVTPGGAKTEIKGVPASYVEGQNGMLGVFLSPHYAIDHSVYLTYVAPGDYGGGLAMGRGQLVLEGNQARLHNFQVLWRQMPTGKGGQAGAQIAFSPDGKYLFLTVGDRQRFTPAQDPDQPAGKILRLTLDGKPAPGNPWAGKVGAATIPLIDPAADTEAAKTAPVVSTYTFPSRNLTPAETWSTGHRTPYGLAFAPDGRLWELEHGPQGGDELNLIQRGKNYGWPLVSYGMNYNGVPIPSPDTRPDLVKPVIYWVPVIAPGNIMFYKGSMFPQWRGSALISGLVSGGIIRVTVDRKGGATAVQRWSLDKRIRDIEEAPDGALWVLEDAQPGGLYRLTPK, from the coding sequence ATGATGAAGCTGGCAAGCGGGTTCCTGGTTGGCGCTCTGCTCACAAACGCCGCCCACGCACAGACCAACGCAGGCAATCAGAAACCCGATCCCGACCTCCCCTTCAAGGTCACCAAGGTCGCCAGCTTCGACCTGCCCTGGCGCATTGCCTTCCTGCCCGATGGCCGAATGCTCGTGACCGAGAAAGTCGGCCGCCTCCAGCTTGTCACGCCGGGTGGCGCCAAGACCGAGATCAAGGGCGTGCCGGCCAGCTATGTCGAAGGCCAGAACGGCATGCTGGGCGTGTTCCTTTCGCCCCACTACGCCATTGACCACAGTGTGTACCTTACCTATGTCGCGCCCGGCGACTATGGCGGTGGCCTGGCGATGGGCCGAGGCCAGCTCGTTCTGGAGGGCAATCAGGCCCGGCTGCACAACTTCCAGGTCCTGTGGCGCCAGATGCCCACGGGCAAGGGTGGCCAAGCCGGCGCACAGATCGCCTTCTCACCGGACGGCAAATACCTCTTCCTCACCGTGGGCGACCGCCAGCGCTTCACGCCGGCCCAGGATCCCGATCAACCGGCTGGCAAGATCCTGCGGCTGACGCTGGACGGCAAACCCGCGCCCGGCAATCCGTGGGCAGGCAAGGTCGGTGCCGCCACCATTCCGCTGATCGATCCGGCGGCCGATACCGAAGCCGCCAAGACGGCTCCGGTTGTCAGCACCTATACTTTCCCCAGCCGCAACCTCACGCCGGCCGAAACCTGGTCCACCGGCCACCGCACGCCTTATGGCCTTGCCTTCGCGCCTGACGGTCGACTATGGGAGCTTGAGCACGGCCCTCAAGGCGGCGACGAACTGAACCTGATCCAGCGCGGCAAGAACTACGGCTGGCCGCTGGTTTCGTATGGCATGAACTATAACGGCGTGCCCATCCCCAGCCCGGACACGCGGCCCGATCTCGTCAAGCCCGTGATCTATTGGGTACCGGTGATCGCACCAGGCAACATCATGTTCTACAAGGGCAGCATGTTCCCGCAGTGGAGGGGCAGCGCCTTGATCAGTGGCCTTGTCAGCGGGGGAATCATTCGCGTCACCGTTGACCGCAAGGGCGGCGCCACCGCGGTCCAGCGCTGGAGCCTGGACAAACGCATCCGCGATATCGAAGAGGCGCCGGATGGCGCGTTGTGGGTATTGGAAGATGCGCAACCCGGTGGCCTGTACCGGCTCACGCCGAAGTAG
- a CDS encoding DUF2306 domain-containing protein: MKLFGTIWFYFLALGVAAYAVFAHGFMPLGSLVHPDMKLNFLAHKAGIYTHVFASLVALSLSPFQFSNWLRSTRPRLHRIIGRTYLGVGVALGGLSGLYMSVLAFGGLVAKLGFACLAVCWLFTGLRAFQAIRRGAVQEHRKWVVRNVSLTLAAVTLRIYLPSSMVAGIPFELAYPVIAWLCWVPNLFVAELVFARTYNKSFKPKPLRGAA, from the coding sequence ATGAAGCTATTCGGCACGATCTGGTTCTACTTTCTCGCTCTCGGCGTCGCCGCCTACGCTGTCTTCGCTCATGGCTTTATGCCATTGGGGTCTCTGGTTCACCCGGACATGAAGCTCAACTTCCTTGCTCATAAGGCAGGCATCTATACGCATGTGTTTGCGTCTCTTGTTGCTCTGTCGCTTAGCCCGTTTCAGTTCTCAAACTGGCTTCGAAGCACTCGCCCACGGCTGCACCGTATCATTGGCCGCACTTACCTCGGTGTTGGTGTTGCTCTAGGCGGTCTGTCCGGCTTGTACATGTCGGTACTTGCGTTCGGCGGCCTGGTCGCAAAGCTAGGCTTTGCCTGCCTTGCTGTTTGCTGGCTATTTACCGGCCTGCGTGCTTTCCAAGCAATCCGGAGAGGCGCTGTACAGGAGCACCGCAAGTGGGTCGTCCGCAATGTCTCGCTCACACTTGCTGCCGTTACCTTGCGTATCTACTTGCCCTCCTCAATGGTCGCTGGCATTCCATTTGAGCTTGCCTATCCCGTCATTGCCTGGCTTTGCTGGGTTCCAAATCTGTTCGTCGCGGAGTTGGTGTTCGCAAGGACGTATAACAAATCATTCAAGCCGAAGCCGCTTCGCGGCGCGGCTTAA
- a CDS encoding VOC family protein, with translation MTSSRNFEVYRSDHVGISVPSLDDAILFWTEALGAELIRTGEMAGDFLAQVTGAKNATVKMAIVELAGQKIELLEYDDVTKRTEAPSRPYSAGIFHLAIQVSDIEAVIEKVGYYGWKAQGKPQKIEEGSRTGTHVMYIVGPSGTALELMQPPSLDK, from the coding sequence ATGACATCGTCACGAAATTTTGAGGTCTACCGTTCTGATCACGTAGGCATTTCAGTGCCATCTCTCGACGATGCCATACTGTTTTGGACCGAAGCCTTGGGCGCTGAACTTATCCGCACCGGGGAAATGGCTGGCGACTTCCTTGCGCAGGTGACCGGCGCCAAGAATGCAACCGTAAAAATGGCAATAGTTGAGCTCGCTGGCCAAAAAATCGAATTGCTAGAGTACGACGATGTTACAAAGCGCACGGAGGCTCCCTCCAGGCCTTACAGTGCCGGGATATTTCACTTGGCCATTCAAGTAAGCGACATTGAGGCAGTGATCGAGAAGGTCGGTTATTATGGCTGGAAAGCTCAAGGTAAACCCCAGAAGATCGAAGAAGGCTCGCGTACTGGCACTCATGTGATGTATATCGTAGGTCCGTCAGGAACAGCACTTGAACTCATGCAACCGCCGTCCTTGGATAAATGA
- a CDS encoding VOC family protein has product MTQTVTPVLRVTSASASFPFYVQGLGFTVDWEYRHEPDFPVFAQLTRGDQSIFLTEHADDCQVGGAVYFAVPDVDECHQAFQAAGLLQSGSPRNTAWKTREILVADPDGNRLTFFTELTA; this is encoded by the coding sequence GTGACTCAGACAGTGACCCCCGTCCTTCGGGTAACCAGCGCTTCCGCCAGTTTCCCGTTCTACGTTCAGGGCCTTGGATTCACCGTCGATTGGGAGTATCGGCACGAGCCAGATTTTCCGGTCTTTGCACAGCTTACTCGCGGGGACCAATCGATTTTCCTAACAGAGCACGCAGACGACTGTCAGGTCGGTGGCGCCGTCTACTTTGCTGTTCCAGATGTAGACGAGTGCCATCAGGCGTTCCAAGCAGCGGGGCTTCTTCAATCTGGCTCGCCGCGCAACACCGCATGGAAAACTCGCGAAATCTTAGTAGCTGATCCAGACGGCAACAGGCTCACCTTCTTCACTGAGCTCACCGCCTAA
- a CDS encoding VOC family protein — protein MTQTVTPVLRITSASASFPFYVQGLGFTVDWEYRHEPDLPVFAQLTRGDQSIFLTEHADDCQVGGAIYFAVPDVDECHQAFQAAGLVQSGAPNNTAWKTREILVTDPDGNRLTFFTELAA, from the coding sequence GTGACTCAGACAGTGACCCCCGTCCTTCGGATAACCAGTGCTTCCGCCAGTTTCCCGTTCTACGTTCAGGGGCTTGGATTCACCGTCGATTGGGAGTATCGGCACGAGCCAGATCTTCCGGTCTTTGCGCAGCTCACTCGCGGGGACCAATCCATTTTCCTAACAGAGCACGCAGACGACTGTCAGGTCGGTGGCGCCATCTACTTTGCTGTTCCAGATGTAGACGAGTGCCATCAGGCGTTCCAAGCAGCAGGACTTGTTCAATCTGGCGCGCCGAACAACACCGCATGGAAAACTCGCGAAATCTTAGTAACTGATCCAGACGGCAACAGGCTCACCTTCTTCACTGAGCTCGCTGCCTAA
- a CDS encoding phage integrase N-terminal SAM-like domain-containing protein — MSYTRDDAGVTERLAPKLLDQVRGRLRLRHYSLRTEQAYVGWIRRFILANGKRHPVQMGRAEVEAFLTELATRGQVLAGTQNQALAALLLLYRDVLGVELPWMENLVRASGRGGFRWCSRLRRSRAC; from the coding sequence ATGAGTTACACCCGTGACGATGCAGGCGTAACGGAGCGCCTTGCCCCCAAGCTGCTGGATCAGGTCCGTGGTCGGCTGCGGCTTCGCCACTACAGCCTGCGCACCGAGCAGGCGTATGTGGGCTGGATACGGCGCTTCATTCTGGCCAACGGCAAGCGGCATCCGGTGCAGATGGGGCGGGCAGAGGTCGAGGCGTTTCTGACCGAACTGGCGACGCGGGGCCAGGTGTTGGCCGGAACGCAGAATCAGGCGCTGGCGGCGCTGCTGTTGCTCTATCGCGACGTTCTGGGCGTGGAGTTGCCCTGGATGGAGAATCTGGTGCGCGCAAGCGGCCGCGGCGGATTCCGGTGGTGCTCTCGACTGAGGAGGTCGCGCGCTTGCTGA